In Lates calcarifer isolate ASB-BC8 linkage group LG15, TLL_Latcal_v3, whole genome shotgun sequence, one genomic interval encodes:
- the zdhhc3a gene encoding palmitoyltransferase ZDHHC3-A isoform X3 — translation MKSPVHRCRDVEHGRGQAGDGAGVNCLQAEQRIPISKDVITSSSASAMWFIRDACGIVCAVITWLLVLYAEFVVLFVMLLPSKNLTYSIVNGTLFNILAFLALASHLRAMCTDPGAVPKGNATKEYIESLQLKPGQVVYKCPKCCSIKPDRAHHCSVCKRCIRKMDHHCPWVNNCVGENNQKYFVLFTMYIALISLHALVMVVFHFLYCFEDDWTRNRASEGRDWEVVEGAVLGGCTDGIWRPILSVLVQPLYRAGLQEEPSRARHHSTGGDN, via the exons ATGAAGAGCCCTGTGCACAGATGCAGGGATGTAGAGCATGGGCGTGGGCAGGCCGGGGATGGAGCAGGAGTCAACTGCCTGCAGGCTGAGCAGCGCATCCCAATCTCCAAAGATGttatcacctcctcctctgcctctgccatgTGGTTCATCAGGGATGCCTGTGGCATTGTCTGCGCTGTCATCACCTGGCTGCTGGTGTTGTATGCTGAGTTTGTGGTGCTCTTTGTGATGCTGCTGCCCTCCAAGAATCTGACATACAGCATTGTGAATGGGACCCTGTTTAACATTCTGGCCTTCCTTGCCCTCGCCTCACATCTCAGGGCCATGTGCACTGATCCT GGGGCGGTGCCAAAAGGGAATGCTACCAAGGAATACATAGAAAGCCTTCAGCTGAAACCAGGGCAGGTGGTCTACAAATGTCCCAAGTGCTGCAGCATCAAGCCTGACAGAGCACACCACTGCAG TGTTTGTAAACGCTGCATACGCAAGATGGACCACCACTGCCCCTGGGTCAATAACTGTGTTGGGGAGAACAATCAAAAGTACTTTGTCCTCTTCACA ATGTACATTGCACTCATCTCTCTCCACGCTCTGGTCATGGTAGTCTTCCATTTCCTCTACTGCTTTGAAGATGATTGGACAA GGAATCGAGCGTCTGAAGGGAGAGACTGGGAAGTGGTTGAAGGTGCCGTGTTGGGAGGCTGTACAGATGGCATTTGGAGGCCCATTCTCTCTGTCCTGGTGCAGCCCCTTTACAGGGCTGGGCTGCAAGAAGAGCCCTCCAGAGCACGTCACCATTCCACAGGGGGAGATAATTGA
- the kiaa1143 gene encoding uncharacterized protein KIAA1143 homolog isoform X2, protein MNKNRGSGVSWVKPAEPSFLKKFKNDVGYKEGPNVDTKRHVMPTLDDDSGSDREDELPQVVVLKDGDLTSEEIKKIKDDEPPPDGKIFFKKPAKRSSSEKFKGITATSSKKKKSDGGQKEEKEVKSGKKVKNNSLLSFGGDEEKEDD, encoded by the exons ATGAACAAAAACAGGGGCAGCGGTGTATCGTGGGTGAAACCAGCGGAGCCCTCCTTCCTGAAGAAGTTTAAAAATGATGTTGGATACAAAGAAGGGCCGAATGTTGATACAAAG CGTCATGTGATGCCAACACTGGATGATGACAGTGGGAGTGATCGAGAGGATGAGCTACCTCAAGTTGTGGTTCTAAAAGATGGAGACCTAACTTCAGAGGAAATTAAGAAGATCAAGG ATGATGAACCTCCTCCAGATGGTAAAATCTTTTTCAAGAAACCAGCCAAACGCTCTTCCTCAGAGAAATTCAAGGGCATAACTGCTACCTCcagcaaaaagaagaagagtgatggaggacagaaggaggagaaggaggtgaagTCTGGAAAGAAAGTAAAGAATAACAGCCTTCTGTCATTTGGAGGGGATGAGGAAAAGGAGGATGACTAA
- the LOC108886099 gene encoding transmembrane protein 42 has translation MFSGSFYAVLAGFLSAAASLSAKLSLGADYLREMCESRMGYWTDTYGGTAGCDWLHILLRLLCGGLLLTCNAVMWTFFSKALRHCSSSARATVTTTAFNFISSAILGKVIFGETHAALWWVGISLTLCGLLVLHRSTPDTLPHKESKKNK, from the exons ATGTTTTCAGGGTCTTTTTACGCTGTATTAGCGGGTTTTTTGAGTGCGGCTGCGTCTTTGTCTGCTAAGCTGTCACTCGGTGCAGACTACCTGAGAGAAATGTGTGAGTCGAGGATGGGCTACTGGACTGACACGTACGGTGGAACTGCAGGTTGTGACTGG CTCCACATCCTCCTGCGGCTGCTGTGTGGAGGCCTGCTGCTTACATGTAATGCTGTCATGTGGACCTTCTTCTCTAAGGCTCTCCGACACTGCTCCTCCTCAGCCAGGGCCACAGTTACTACCACTGCATTTAACTTCATCTCCTCA gcCATCCTGGGGAAGGTGATATTTGGAGAGACTCATGCAGCTCTATGGTGGGTAggcatctctctcactctgtgtggACTGCTGGTGCTTCATAGATCCACACCTGATACCCTCCCACACAAGGAGagcaaaaagaacaaataa
- the zdhhc3a gene encoding palmitoyltransferase ZDHHC3-A isoform X4 — protein MKSPVHRCRDVEHGRGQAGDGAGVNCLQAEQRIPISKDVITSSSASAMWFIRDACGIVCAVITWLLVLYAEFVVLFVMLLPSKNLTYSIVNGTLFNILAFLALASHLRAMCTDPMYIALISLHALVMVVFHFLYCFEDDWTKCSSFSPPTTVILLILLCFEGLLFLIFTSVMFGTQVHSICTDETGIERLKGETGKWLKVPCWEAVQMAFGGPFSLSWCSPFTGLGCKKSPPEHVTIPQGEIIEEDVIEIPLN, from the exons ATGAAGAGCCCTGTGCACAGATGCAGGGATGTAGAGCATGGGCGTGGGCAGGCCGGGGATGGAGCAGGAGTCAACTGCCTGCAGGCTGAGCAGCGCATCCCAATCTCCAAAGATGttatcacctcctcctctgcctctgccatgTGGTTCATCAGGGATGCCTGTGGCATTGTCTGCGCTGTCATCACCTGGCTGCTGGTGTTGTATGCTGAGTTTGTGGTGCTCTTTGTGATGCTGCTGCCCTCCAAGAATCTGACATACAGCATTGTGAATGGGACCCTGTTTAACATTCTGGCCTTCCTTGCCCTCGCCTCACATCTCAGGGCCATGTGCACTGATCCT ATGTACATTGCACTCATCTCTCTCCACGCTCTGGTCATGGTAGTCTTCCATTTCCTCTACTGCTTTGAAGATGATTGGACAA AGTGCAGTTCCTTCTCTCCCCCAACAACAGTCATCCTCCTTATACTCCTGTGCTTTGAgggtctcctcttcctcatcttcaccTCTGTGATGTTCGGCACCCAAGTCCACTCCATTTGTACAGACGAGACC GGAATCGAGCGTCTGAAGGGAGAGACTGGGAAGTGGTTGAAGGTGCCGTGTTGGGAGGCTGTACAGATGGCATTTGGAGGCCCATTCTCTCTGTCCTGGTGCAGCCCCTTTACAGGGCTGGGCTGCAAGAAGAGCCCTCCAGAGCACGTCACCATTCCACAGGGGGAGATAATTGAGGAGGATGTCATAGAGATACCACTCAACTAG
- the zdhhc3a gene encoding palmitoyltransferase ZDHHC3-A isoform X2, whose amino-acid sequence MKSPVHRCRDVEHGRGQAGDGAGVNCLQAEQRIPISKDVITSSSASAMWFIRDACGIVCAVITWLLVLYAEFVVLFVMLLPSKNLTYSIVNGTLFNILAFLALASHLRAMCTDPGAVPKGNATKEYIESLQLKPGQVVYKCPKCCSIKPDRAHHCSVCKRCIRKMDHHCPWVNNCVGENNQKYFVLFTMYIALISLHALVMVVFHFLYCFEDDWTKCSSFSPPTTVILLILLCFEGLLFLIFTSVMFGTQVHSICTDETGIEQLKKEERRWAKKTKWMNMRAVFGHPFSLLWFSPFSTPDHGKAETYQYVV is encoded by the exons ATGAAGAGCCCTGTGCACAGATGCAGGGATGTAGAGCATGGGCGTGGGCAGGCCGGGGATGGAGCAGGAGTCAACTGCCTGCAGGCTGAGCAGCGCATCCCAATCTCCAAAGATGttatcacctcctcctctgcctctgccatgTGGTTCATCAGGGATGCCTGTGGCATTGTCTGCGCTGTCATCACCTGGCTGCTGGTGTTGTATGCTGAGTTTGTGGTGCTCTTTGTGATGCTGCTGCCCTCCAAGAATCTGACATACAGCATTGTGAATGGGACCCTGTTTAACATTCTGGCCTTCCTTGCCCTCGCCTCACATCTCAGGGCCATGTGCACTGATCCT GGGGCGGTGCCAAAAGGGAATGCTACCAAGGAATACATAGAAAGCCTTCAGCTGAAACCAGGGCAGGTGGTCTACAAATGTCCCAAGTGCTGCAGCATCAAGCCTGACAGAGCACACCACTGCAG TGTTTGTAAACGCTGCATACGCAAGATGGACCACCACTGCCCCTGGGTCAATAACTGTGTTGGGGAGAACAATCAAAAGTACTTTGTCCTCTTCACA ATGTACATTGCACTCATCTCTCTCCACGCTCTGGTCATGGTAGTCTTCCATTTCCTCTACTGCTTTGAAGATGATTGGACAA AGTGCAGTTCCTTCTCTCCCCCAACAACAGTCATCCTCCTTATACTCCTGTGCTTTGAgggtctcctcttcctcatcttcaccTCTGTGATGTTCGGCACCCAAGTCCACTCCATTTGTACAGACGAGACC GGTATAGAGCAAttgaaaaaggaagagagaagatgGGCTAAAAAAACTAAGTGGATGAACATGAGGGCGGTATTTGGACACCCCTTCTCCTTATTGTGGTTTAGTCCCTTCTCCACCCCTGACCATGGGAAGGCTGAGACATACCAGTATGTGGTGTGA
- the kiaa1143 gene encoding uncharacterized protein KIAA1143 homolog isoform X1 produces MNKNRGSGVSWVKPAEPSFLKKFKNDVGYKEGPNVDTKRHVMPTLDDDSGSDREDELPQVVVLKDGDLTSEEIKKIKGKMHSGGGTEKDDEPPPDGKIFFKKPAKRSSSEKFKGITATSSKKKKSDGGQKEEKEVKSGKKVKNNSLLSFGGDEEKEDD; encoded by the exons ATGAACAAAAACAGGGGCAGCGGTGTATCGTGGGTGAAACCAGCGGAGCCCTCCTTCCTGAAGAAGTTTAAAAATGATGTTGGATACAAAGAAGGGCCGAATGTTGATACAAAG CGTCATGTGATGCCAACACTGGATGATGACAGTGGGAGTGATCGAGAGGATGAGCTACCTCAAGTTGTGGTTCTAAAAGATGGAGACCTAACTTCAGAGGAAATTAAGAAGATCAAGGGTAAAATGCATAGTGGAGGTGGTACAGAGAAAG ATGATGAACCTCCTCCAGATGGTAAAATCTTTTTCAAGAAACCAGCCAAACGCTCTTCCTCAGAGAAATTCAAGGGCATAACTGCTACCTCcagcaaaaagaagaagagtgatggaggacagaaggaggagaaggaggtgaagTCTGGAAAGAAAGTAAAGAATAACAGCCTTCTGTCATTTGGAGGGGATGAGGAAAAGGAGGATGACTAA
- the zdhhc3a gene encoding palmitoyltransferase ZDHHC3-A isoform X1, translating into MKSPVHRCRDVEHGRGQAGDGAGVNCLQAEQRIPISKDVITSSSASAMWFIRDACGIVCAVITWLLVLYAEFVVLFVMLLPSKNLTYSIVNGTLFNILAFLALASHLRAMCTDPGAVPKGNATKEYIESLQLKPGQVVYKCPKCCSIKPDRAHHCSVCKRCIRKMDHHCPWVNNCVGENNQKYFVLFTMYIALISLHALVMVVFHFLYCFEDDWTKCSSFSPPTTVILLILLCFEGLLFLIFTSVMFGTQVHSICTDETGIERLKGETGKWLKVPCWEAVQMAFGGPFSLSWCSPFTGLGCKKSPPEHVTIPQGEIIEEDVIEIPLN; encoded by the exons ATGAAGAGCCCTGTGCACAGATGCAGGGATGTAGAGCATGGGCGTGGGCAGGCCGGGGATGGAGCAGGAGTCAACTGCCTGCAGGCTGAGCAGCGCATCCCAATCTCCAAAGATGttatcacctcctcctctgcctctgccatgTGGTTCATCAGGGATGCCTGTGGCATTGTCTGCGCTGTCATCACCTGGCTGCTGGTGTTGTATGCTGAGTTTGTGGTGCTCTTTGTGATGCTGCTGCCCTCCAAGAATCTGACATACAGCATTGTGAATGGGACCCTGTTTAACATTCTGGCCTTCCTTGCCCTCGCCTCACATCTCAGGGCCATGTGCACTGATCCT GGGGCGGTGCCAAAAGGGAATGCTACCAAGGAATACATAGAAAGCCTTCAGCTGAAACCAGGGCAGGTGGTCTACAAATGTCCCAAGTGCTGCAGCATCAAGCCTGACAGAGCACACCACTGCAG TGTTTGTAAACGCTGCATACGCAAGATGGACCACCACTGCCCCTGGGTCAATAACTGTGTTGGGGAGAACAATCAAAAGTACTTTGTCCTCTTCACA ATGTACATTGCACTCATCTCTCTCCACGCTCTGGTCATGGTAGTCTTCCATTTCCTCTACTGCTTTGAAGATGATTGGACAA AGTGCAGTTCCTTCTCTCCCCCAACAACAGTCATCCTCCTTATACTCCTGTGCTTTGAgggtctcctcttcctcatcttcaccTCTGTGATGTTCGGCACCCAAGTCCACTCCATTTGTACAGACGAGACC GGAATCGAGCGTCTGAAGGGAGAGACTGGGAAGTGGTTGAAGGTGCCGTGTTGGGAGGCTGTACAGATGGCATTTGGAGGCCCATTCTCTCTGTCCTGGTGCAGCCCCTTTACAGGGCTGGGCTGCAAGAAGAGCCCTCCAGAGCACGTCACCATTCCACAGGGGGAGATAATTGAGGAGGATGTCATAGAGATACCACTCAACTAG